A genomic stretch from Canis lupus familiaris isolate Mischka breed German Shepherd chromosome 15, alternate assembly UU_Cfam_GSD_1.0, whole genome shotgun sequence includes:
- the AGO1 gene encoding protein argonaute-1 isoform X4, with protein sequence MEAGPSGAAAGAYLPPLQQVFQAPRRPGIGTVGKPIKLLANYFEVDIPKIDVYHYEVDIKPDKCPRRVNREVVEYMVQHFKPQIFGDRKPVYDGKKNIYTVTALPIGNERVDFEVTIPGEGKDRIFKVSIKWLAIVSWRMLHEALVSGQIPVPLESVQALDVAMRHLASMRYTPVGRSFFSPPEGYYHPLGGGREVWFGFHQSVRPAMWKMMLNIDVSATAFYKAQPVIEFMCEVLDIRNIDEQPKPLTDSQRVRFTKEIKGLKVEVTHCGQMKRKYRVCNVTRRPASHQTFPLQLESGQTVECTVAQYFKQKYNLQLKYPHLPCLQVGQEQKHTYLPLEVCNIVAGQRCIKKLTDNQTSTMIKATARSAPDRQEEISRLMKNASYNLDPYIQEFGIKVKDDMTEVTGRVLPAPILQYGGRNRAIATPNQGVWDMRGKQFYNGIEIKVWAIACFAPQKQCREEVLKNFTDQLRKISKDAGMPIQGQPCFCKYAQGADSVEPMFRHLKNTYSGLQLIIVILPGKTPVYAEVKRVGDTLLGMATQCVQVKNVVKTSPQTLSNLCLKINVKLGGINNILVPHQRSAVFQQPVIFLGADVTHPPAGDGKKPSITAVVGSMDAHPSRYCATVRVQRPRQEIIEDLSYMVRELLIQFYKSTRFKPTRIIFYRDGVPEGQLPQILHYELLAIRDACIKLEKDYQPGITYIVVQKRHHTRLFCADKNERIGKSGNIPAGTTVDTNITHPFEFDFYLCSHAGIQGTSRPSHYYVLWDDNRFTADELQILTYQLCHTYVRCTRSVSIPAPAYYARLVAFRARYHLVDKEHDSGEGSHISGQSNGRDPQALAKAVQVHQDTLRTMYFA encoded by the exons ATGGAAGCGGGACCCTCGGGAGCAG CTGCAGGCGCCTACCTGCCCCCCCTGCAGCAGGTGTTCCAGGCACCTCGCCGGCCTGGCATTGGCACTGTGGGGAAACCAATCAAGCTCCTGGCCAATTACTTTGAGGTGGACATCCCTAAGATTGATGTCTACCACTACGAGGTGGATATCAAGCCGGATAAGTGTCCTCGCAGAGTCAACCG GGAAGTGGTGGAGTACATGGTCCAGCATTTCAAGCCTCAGATCTTTGGTGATCGCAAGCCTGTGTATGATGGAAAGAAGAACATTTACACTGTCACAGCCCTGCCCATTGGCAATGAACGG GTTGACTTTGAGGTGACAAtccctggggaagggaaggatcGAATCTTCAAGGTCTCCATCAAATGGCTAGCTATTGTTAGCTGGCGCATGCTGCATGAGGCCCTTGTCAGTGGCCAGATCCCTGTTCCCTTGGAGTCTGTGCAAGCCCTGGATGTCGCCATGAGGCATCTGGCATCCATGAG GTACACCCCCGTGGGCCGCTCCTTCTTCTCACCGCCTGAGGGCTACTACCACCCGCTGGGGGGTGGGCGCGAGGTCTGGTTCGGCTTTCACCAGTCTGTGCGCCCTGCCATGTGGAAGATGATGCTCAACATTGATG TCTCAGCCACTGCCTTCTACAAGGCGCAGCCGGTGATTGAGTTCATGTGTGAGGTGCTGGACATCAGAAACATAGATGAGCAGCCTAAGCCCCTCACGGACTCTCAGCGTGTGCGTTTCACCAAGGAGATCAAAG GCCTAAAGGTGGAAGTGACCCACTGTGGACAGATGAAGAGGAAATACCGAGTGTGTAATGTTACCCGCCGCCCTGCCAGCCACCAGAC GTTTCCCTTGCAGCTGGAGAGTGGACAGACTGTGGAGTGCACAGTGGCACAGTATTTCAAGCAGAAATACAACCTTCAGCTCAAGTatccccacctgccctgcctgcAAGTTGGCCAGGAACAAAAGCATACCTACCTGCCCCTAGAG GTCTGTAACATTGTGGCTGGGCAGCGCTGCATTAAGAAGTTGACCGACAACCAGACTTCGACCATGATAAAGGCTACAGCTAGGTCGGCCCCAGACAGACAGGAGGAGATTAGCCGCCTG ATGAAGAATGCCAGCTACAACCTAGATCCCTACATCCAGGAATTTGGGATCAAAGTGAAGGATGACATGACGGAGGTGACAGGGCGAGTGCTGCCGGCGCCCATCTTGCAGTACGGCGGCCGG AATCGGGCCATTGCCACACCTAATCAAGGTGTCTGGGACATGCGAGGGAAGCAGTTCTACAATGGGATTGAGATCAAAGTCTGGGCCATCGCCTGCTTTGCACCCCAAAAACAGTGTCGAGAAGAGGTGCTCAA GAACTTCACAGACCAGCTGCGGAAGATTTCCAAGGATGCAGGGATGCCCATCCAGGGCCAGCCTTGCTTCTGCAAATACGCACAGGGGGCAGACAGCGTGGAGCCCATGTTCCGGCATCTCAAGAACACCTACTCAGGGCTGCAGCTCATTATCGTCATCCTGCCAGGGAAGACGCCAGTGTATG CTGAAGTGAAACGTGTTGGAGATACACTTTTGGGAATGGCTACACAGTGTGTGCAAGTGAAGAATGTGGTCAAGACCTCGCCTCAGACTCTATCCAACCTCTGCCTGAAGATCAATGTCAAACTTGGTGGCATTAACAACATCCTAGTCCCACACCAGCG CTCTGCCGTCTTTCAACAGCCAGTGATATTCCTGGGAGCAGATGTTACACACCCCCCAGCAGGGGATGGGAAAAAACCTTCTATCACAGCA GTGGTAGGCAGTATGGATGCCCACCCCAGCCGTTACTGTGCTACTGTGCGGGTGCAGCGACCCCGGCAGGAGATCATTGAAGACTTATCCTACATGGTGCGTGAGCTGCTCATCCAGTTCTACAAGTCTACCCGCTTCAAGCCTACCCGCATCATCTTCTACCGAGATGGGGTTCCTGAAGGCCAGCTCCCCCAG ATCCTGCACTATGAGCTGCTGGCCATTCGTGATGCCTGCATCAAACTGGAAAAGGACTACCAGCCTGGGATCACTTACATTGTAGTGCAGAAACGCCATCATACCCGCCTTTTTTGTGCTGACAAGAATGAACGA ATTGGGAAGAGTGGTAACATCCCAGCTGGGACAACTGTGGACACCAACATCACCCACCCATTTGAGTTCGACTTCTATCTGTGCAGCCATGCAGGCATCCAG GGCACCAGCCGACCATCACATTACTATGTCCTTTGGGATGACAACCGTTTCACAGCGGATGAGCTCCAGATCTTGACGTACCAGCTGTGCCACACTTACGTACGATGCACACGCTCCGTCTCTATCCCAGCACCTGCCTACTATGCCCGCCTGGTGGCTTTCCGGGCACGATACCACCTAGTGGACAAGGAACATGACAG
- the AGO1 gene encoding protein argonaute-1 isoform X1 yields the protein MGWKRDPREQLQAPTCPPCSRCSRHLAGLALALWGNQSSSWPITLRWTSLRLMSTTTRWISSRISVLAESTGCSCPCREVVEYMVQHFKPQIFGDRKPVYDGKKNIYTVTALPIGNERVDFEVTIPGEGKDRIFKVSIKWLAIVSWRMLHEALVSGQIPVPLESVQALDVAMRHLASMRYTPVGRSFFSPPEGYYHPLGGGREVWFGFHQSVRPAMWKMMLNIDVSATAFYKAQPVIEFMCEVLDIRNIDEQPKPLTDSQRVRFTKEIKGLKVEVTHCGQMKRKYRVCNVTRRPASHQTFPLQLESGQTVECTVAQYFKQKYNLQLKYPHLPCLQVGQEQKHTYLPLEVCNIVAGQRCIKKLTDNQTSTMIKATARSAPDRQEEISRLMKNASYNLDPYIQEFGIKVKDDMTEVTGRVLPAPILQYGGRVSRNRAIATPNQGVWDMRGKQFYNGIEIKVWAIACFAPQKQCREEVLKNFTDQLRKISKDAGMPIQGQPCFCKYAQGADSVEPMFRHLKNTYSGLQLIIVILPGKTPVYAEVKRVGDTLLGMATQCVQVKNVVKTSPQTLSNLCLKINVKLGGINNILVPHQRSAVFQQPVIFLGADVTHPPAGDGKKPSITAVVGSMDAHPSRYCATVRVQRPRQEIIEDLSYMVRELLIQFYKSTRFKPTRIIFYRDGVPEGQLPQILHYELLAIRDACIKLEKDYQPGITYIVVQKRHHTRLFCADKNERIGKSGNIPAGTTVDTNITHPFEFDFYLCSHAGIQGTSRPSHYYVLWDDNRFTADELQILTYQLCHTYVRCTRSVSIPAPAYYARLVAFRARYHLVDKEHDSGEGSHISGQSNGRDPQALAKAVQVHQDTLRTMYFA from the exons ATGGGATGGAAGCGGGACCCTCGGGAGCAG CTGCAGGCGCCTACCTGCCCCCCCTGCAGCAGGTGTTCCAGGCACCTCGCCGGCCTGGCATTGGCACTGTGGGGAAACCAATCAAGCTCCTGGCCAATTACTTTGAGGTGGACATCCCTAAGATTGATGTCTACCACTACGAGGTGGATATCAAGCCGGATAAGTGTCCTCGCAGAGTCAACCG GCTGCTCCTGTCCCTGCAGGGAAGTGGTGGAGTACATGGTCCAGCATTTCAAGCCTCAGATCTTTGGTGATCGCAAGCCTGTGTATGATGGAAAGAAGAACATTTACACTGTCACAGCCCTGCCCATTGGCAATGAACGG GTTGACTTTGAGGTGACAAtccctggggaagggaaggatcGAATCTTCAAGGTCTCCATCAAATGGCTAGCTATTGTTAGCTGGCGCATGCTGCATGAGGCCCTTGTCAGTGGCCAGATCCCTGTTCCCTTGGAGTCTGTGCAAGCCCTGGATGTCGCCATGAGGCATCTGGCATCCATGAG GTACACCCCCGTGGGCCGCTCCTTCTTCTCACCGCCTGAGGGCTACTACCACCCGCTGGGGGGTGGGCGCGAGGTCTGGTTCGGCTTTCACCAGTCTGTGCGCCCTGCCATGTGGAAGATGATGCTCAACATTGATG TCTCAGCCACTGCCTTCTACAAGGCGCAGCCGGTGATTGAGTTCATGTGTGAGGTGCTGGACATCAGAAACATAGATGAGCAGCCTAAGCCCCTCACGGACTCTCAGCGTGTGCGTTTCACCAAGGAGATCAAAG GCCTAAAGGTGGAAGTGACCCACTGTGGACAGATGAAGAGGAAATACCGAGTGTGTAATGTTACCCGCCGCCCTGCCAGCCACCAGAC GTTTCCCTTGCAGCTGGAGAGTGGACAGACTGTGGAGTGCACAGTGGCACAGTATTTCAAGCAGAAATACAACCTTCAGCTCAAGTatccccacctgccctgcctgcAAGTTGGCCAGGAACAAAAGCATACCTACCTGCCCCTAGAG GTCTGTAACATTGTGGCTGGGCAGCGCTGCATTAAGAAGTTGACCGACAACCAGACTTCGACCATGATAAAGGCTACAGCTAGGTCGGCCCCAGACAGACAGGAGGAGATTAGCCGCCTG ATGAAGAATGCCAGCTACAACCTAGATCCCTACATCCAGGAATTTGGGATCAAAGTGAAGGATGACATGACGGAGGTGACAGGGCGAGTGCTGCCGGCGCCCATCTTGCAGTACGGCGGCCGGGTGAGCAGG AATCGGGCCATTGCCACACCTAATCAAGGTGTCTGGGACATGCGAGGGAAGCAGTTCTACAATGGGATTGAGATCAAAGTCTGGGCCATCGCCTGCTTTGCACCCCAAAAACAGTGTCGAGAAGAGGTGCTCAA GAACTTCACAGACCAGCTGCGGAAGATTTCCAAGGATGCAGGGATGCCCATCCAGGGCCAGCCTTGCTTCTGCAAATACGCACAGGGGGCAGACAGCGTGGAGCCCATGTTCCGGCATCTCAAGAACACCTACTCAGGGCTGCAGCTCATTATCGTCATCCTGCCAGGGAAGACGCCAGTGTATG CTGAAGTGAAACGTGTTGGAGATACACTTTTGGGAATGGCTACACAGTGTGTGCAAGTGAAGAATGTGGTCAAGACCTCGCCTCAGACTCTATCCAACCTCTGCCTGAAGATCAATGTCAAACTTGGTGGCATTAACAACATCCTAGTCCCACACCAGCG CTCTGCCGTCTTTCAACAGCCAGTGATATTCCTGGGAGCAGATGTTACACACCCCCCAGCAGGGGATGGGAAAAAACCTTCTATCACAGCA GTGGTAGGCAGTATGGATGCCCACCCCAGCCGTTACTGTGCTACTGTGCGGGTGCAGCGACCCCGGCAGGAGATCATTGAAGACTTATCCTACATGGTGCGTGAGCTGCTCATCCAGTTCTACAAGTCTACCCGCTTCAAGCCTACCCGCATCATCTTCTACCGAGATGGGGTTCCTGAAGGCCAGCTCCCCCAG ATCCTGCACTATGAGCTGCTGGCCATTCGTGATGCCTGCATCAAACTGGAAAAGGACTACCAGCCTGGGATCACTTACATTGTAGTGCAGAAACGCCATCATACCCGCCTTTTTTGTGCTGACAAGAATGAACGA ATTGGGAAGAGTGGTAACATCCCAGCTGGGACAACTGTGGACACCAACATCACCCACCCATTTGAGTTCGACTTCTATCTGTGCAGCCATGCAGGCATCCAG GGCACCAGCCGACCATCACATTACTATGTCCTTTGGGATGACAACCGTTTCACAGCGGATGAGCTCCAGATCTTGACGTACCAGCTGTGCCACACTTACGTACGATGCACACGCTCCGTCTCTATCCCAGCACCTGCCTACTATGCCCGCCTGGTGGCTTTCCGGGCACGATACCACCTAGTGGACAAGGAACATGACAG
- the AGO1 gene encoding protein argonaute-1 isoform X2: MGWKRDPREQLQAPTCPPCSRCSRHLAGLALALWGNQSSSWPITLRWTSLRLMSTTTRWISSRISVLAESTGCSCPCREVVEYMVQHFKPQIFGDRKPVYDGKKNIYTVTALPIGNERVDFEVTIPGEGKDRIFKVSIKWLAIVSWRMLHEALVSGQIPVPLESVQALDVAMRHLASMRYTPVGRSFFSPPEGYYHPLGGGREVWFGFHQSVRPAMWKMMLNIDVSATAFYKAQPVIEFMCEVLDIRNIDEQPKPLTDSQRVRFTKEIKGLKVEVTHCGQMKRKYRVCNVTRRPASHQTFPLQLESGQTVECTVAQYFKQKYNLQLKYPHLPCLQVGQEQKHTYLPLEVCNIVAGQRCIKKLTDNQTSTMIKATARSAPDRQEEISRLMKNASYNLDPYIQEFGIKVKDDMTEVTGRVLPAPILQYGGRNRAIATPNQGVWDMRGKQFYNGIEIKVWAIACFAPQKQCREEVLKNFTDQLRKISKDAGMPIQGQPCFCKYAQGADSVEPMFRHLKNTYSGLQLIIVILPGKTPVYAEVKRVGDTLLGMATQCVQVKNVVKTSPQTLSNLCLKINVKLGGINNILVPHQRSAVFQQPVIFLGADVTHPPAGDGKKPSITAVVGSMDAHPSRYCATVRVQRPRQEIIEDLSYMVRELLIQFYKSTRFKPTRIIFYRDGVPEGQLPQILHYELLAIRDACIKLEKDYQPGITYIVVQKRHHTRLFCADKNERIGKSGNIPAGTTVDTNITHPFEFDFYLCSHAGIQGTSRPSHYYVLWDDNRFTADELQILTYQLCHTYVRCTRSVSIPAPAYYARLVAFRARYHLVDKEHDSGEGSHISGQSNGRDPQALAKAVQVHQDTLRTMYFA; this comes from the exons ATGGGATGGAAGCGGGACCCTCGGGAGCAG CTGCAGGCGCCTACCTGCCCCCCCTGCAGCAGGTGTTCCAGGCACCTCGCCGGCCTGGCATTGGCACTGTGGGGAAACCAATCAAGCTCCTGGCCAATTACTTTGAGGTGGACATCCCTAAGATTGATGTCTACCACTACGAGGTGGATATCAAGCCGGATAAGTGTCCTCGCAGAGTCAACCG GCTGCTCCTGTCCCTGCAGGGAAGTGGTGGAGTACATGGTCCAGCATTTCAAGCCTCAGATCTTTGGTGATCGCAAGCCTGTGTATGATGGAAAGAAGAACATTTACACTGTCACAGCCCTGCCCATTGGCAATGAACGG GTTGACTTTGAGGTGACAAtccctggggaagggaaggatcGAATCTTCAAGGTCTCCATCAAATGGCTAGCTATTGTTAGCTGGCGCATGCTGCATGAGGCCCTTGTCAGTGGCCAGATCCCTGTTCCCTTGGAGTCTGTGCAAGCCCTGGATGTCGCCATGAGGCATCTGGCATCCATGAG GTACACCCCCGTGGGCCGCTCCTTCTTCTCACCGCCTGAGGGCTACTACCACCCGCTGGGGGGTGGGCGCGAGGTCTGGTTCGGCTTTCACCAGTCTGTGCGCCCTGCCATGTGGAAGATGATGCTCAACATTGATG TCTCAGCCACTGCCTTCTACAAGGCGCAGCCGGTGATTGAGTTCATGTGTGAGGTGCTGGACATCAGAAACATAGATGAGCAGCCTAAGCCCCTCACGGACTCTCAGCGTGTGCGTTTCACCAAGGAGATCAAAG GCCTAAAGGTGGAAGTGACCCACTGTGGACAGATGAAGAGGAAATACCGAGTGTGTAATGTTACCCGCCGCCCTGCCAGCCACCAGAC GTTTCCCTTGCAGCTGGAGAGTGGACAGACTGTGGAGTGCACAGTGGCACAGTATTTCAAGCAGAAATACAACCTTCAGCTCAAGTatccccacctgccctgcctgcAAGTTGGCCAGGAACAAAAGCATACCTACCTGCCCCTAGAG GTCTGTAACATTGTGGCTGGGCAGCGCTGCATTAAGAAGTTGACCGACAACCAGACTTCGACCATGATAAAGGCTACAGCTAGGTCGGCCCCAGACAGACAGGAGGAGATTAGCCGCCTG ATGAAGAATGCCAGCTACAACCTAGATCCCTACATCCAGGAATTTGGGATCAAAGTGAAGGATGACATGACGGAGGTGACAGGGCGAGTGCTGCCGGCGCCCATCTTGCAGTACGGCGGCCGG AATCGGGCCATTGCCACACCTAATCAAGGTGTCTGGGACATGCGAGGGAAGCAGTTCTACAATGGGATTGAGATCAAAGTCTGGGCCATCGCCTGCTTTGCACCCCAAAAACAGTGTCGAGAAGAGGTGCTCAA GAACTTCACAGACCAGCTGCGGAAGATTTCCAAGGATGCAGGGATGCCCATCCAGGGCCAGCCTTGCTTCTGCAAATACGCACAGGGGGCAGACAGCGTGGAGCCCATGTTCCGGCATCTCAAGAACACCTACTCAGGGCTGCAGCTCATTATCGTCATCCTGCCAGGGAAGACGCCAGTGTATG CTGAAGTGAAACGTGTTGGAGATACACTTTTGGGAATGGCTACACAGTGTGTGCAAGTGAAGAATGTGGTCAAGACCTCGCCTCAGACTCTATCCAACCTCTGCCTGAAGATCAATGTCAAACTTGGTGGCATTAACAACATCCTAGTCCCACACCAGCG CTCTGCCGTCTTTCAACAGCCAGTGATATTCCTGGGAGCAGATGTTACACACCCCCCAGCAGGGGATGGGAAAAAACCTTCTATCACAGCA GTGGTAGGCAGTATGGATGCCCACCCCAGCCGTTACTGTGCTACTGTGCGGGTGCAGCGACCCCGGCAGGAGATCATTGAAGACTTATCCTACATGGTGCGTGAGCTGCTCATCCAGTTCTACAAGTCTACCCGCTTCAAGCCTACCCGCATCATCTTCTACCGAGATGGGGTTCCTGAAGGCCAGCTCCCCCAG ATCCTGCACTATGAGCTGCTGGCCATTCGTGATGCCTGCATCAAACTGGAAAAGGACTACCAGCCTGGGATCACTTACATTGTAGTGCAGAAACGCCATCATACCCGCCTTTTTTGTGCTGACAAGAATGAACGA ATTGGGAAGAGTGGTAACATCCCAGCTGGGACAACTGTGGACACCAACATCACCCACCCATTTGAGTTCGACTTCTATCTGTGCAGCCATGCAGGCATCCAG GGCACCAGCCGACCATCACATTACTATGTCCTTTGGGATGACAACCGTTTCACAGCGGATGAGCTCCAGATCTTGACGTACCAGCTGTGCCACACTTACGTACGATGCACACGCTCCGTCTCTATCCCAGCACCTGCCTACTATGCCCGCCTGGTGGCTTTCCGGGCACGATACCACCTAGTGGACAAGGAACATGACAG
- the AGO1 gene encoding protein argonaute-1 isoform X3 — protein MEAGPSGAAAGAYLPPLQQVFQAPRRPGIGTVGKPIKLLANYFEVDIPKIDVYHYEVDIKPDKCPRRVNREVVEYMVQHFKPQIFGDRKPVYDGKKNIYTVTALPIGNERVDFEVTIPGEGKDRIFKVSIKWLAIVSWRMLHEALVSGQIPVPLESVQALDVAMRHLASMRYTPVGRSFFSPPEGYYHPLGGGREVWFGFHQSVRPAMWKMMLNIDVSATAFYKAQPVIEFMCEVLDIRNIDEQPKPLTDSQRVRFTKEIKGLKVEVTHCGQMKRKYRVCNVTRRPASHQTFPLQLESGQTVECTVAQYFKQKYNLQLKYPHLPCLQVGQEQKHTYLPLEVCNIVAGQRCIKKLTDNQTSTMIKATARSAPDRQEEISRLMKNASYNLDPYIQEFGIKVKDDMTEVTGRVLPAPILQYGGRVSRNRAIATPNQGVWDMRGKQFYNGIEIKVWAIACFAPQKQCREEVLKNFTDQLRKISKDAGMPIQGQPCFCKYAQGADSVEPMFRHLKNTYSGLQLIIVILPGKTPVYAEVKRVGDTLLGMATQCVQVKNVVKTSPQTLSNLCLKINVKLGGINNILVPHQRSAVFQQPVIFLGADVTHPPAGDGKKPSITAVVGSMDAHPSRYCATVRVQRPRQEIIEDLSYMVRELLIQFYKSTRFKPTRIIFYRDGVPEGQLPQILHYELLAIRDACIKLEKDYQPGITYIVVQKRHHTRLFCADKNERIGKSGNIPAGTTVDTNITHPFEFDFYLCSHAGIQGTSRPSHYYVLWDDNRFTADELQILTYQLCHTYVRCTRSVSIPAPAYYARLVAFRARYHLVDKEHDSGEGSHISGQSNGRDPQALAKAVQVHQDTLRTMYFA, from the exons ATGGAAGCGGGACCCTCGGGAGCAG CTGCAGGCGCCTACCTGCCCCCCCTGCAGCAGGTGTTCCAGGCACCTCGCCGGCCTGGCATTGGCACTGTGGGGAAACCAATCAAGCTCCTGGCCAATTACTTTGAGGTGGACATCCCTAAGATTGATGTCTACCACTACGAGGTGGATATCAAGCCGGATAAGTGTCCTCGCAGAGTCAACCG GGAAGTGGTGGAGTACATGGTCCAGCATTTCAAGCCTCAGATCTTTGGTGATCGCAAGCCTGTGTATGATGGAAAGAAGAACATTTACACTGTCACAGCCCTGCCCATTGGCAATGAACGG GTTGACTTTGAGGTGACAAtccctggggaagggaaggatcGAATCTTCAAGGTCTCCATCAAATGGCTAGCTATTGTTAGCTGGCGCATGCTGCATGAGGCCCTTGTCAGTGGCCAGATCCCTGTTCCCTTGGAGTCTGTGCAAGCCCTGGATGTCGCCATGAGGCATCTGGCATCCATGAG GTACACCCCCGTGGGCCGCTCCTTCTTCTCACCGCCTGAGGGCTACTACCACCCGCTGGGGGGTGGGCGCGAGGTCTGGTTCGGCTTTCACCAGTCTGTGCGCCCTGCCATGTGGAAGATGATGCTCAACATTGATG TCTCAGCCACTGCCTTCTACAAGGCGCAGCCGGTGATTGAGTTCATGTGTGAGGTGCTGGACATCAGAAACATAGATGAGCAGCCTAAGCCCCTCACGGACTCTCAGCGTGTGCGTTTCACCAAGGAGATCAAAG GCCTAAAGGTGGAAGTGACCCACTGTGGACAGATGAAGAGGAAATACCGAGTGTGTAATGTTACCCGCCGCCCTGCCAGCCACCAGAC GTTTCCCTTGCAGCTGGAGAGTGGACAGACTGTGGAGTGCACAGTGGCACAGTATTTCAAGCAGAAATACAACCTTCAGCTCAAGTatccccacctgccctgcctgcAAGTTGGCCAGGAACAAAAGCATACCTACCTGCCCCTAGAG GTCTGTAACATTGTGGCTGGGCAGCGCTGCATTAAGAAGTTGACCGACAACCAGACTTCGACCATGATAAAGGCTACAGCTAGGTCGGCCCCAGACAGACAGGAGGAGATTAGCCGCCTG ATGAAGAATGCCAGCTACAACCTAGATCCCTACATCCAGGAATTTGGGATCAAAGTGAAGGATGACATGACGGAGGTGACAGGGCGAGTGCTGCCGGCGCCCATCTTGCAGTACGGCGGCCGGGTGAGCAGG AATCGGGCCATTGCCACACCTAATCAAGGTGTCTGGGACATGCGAGGGAAGCAGTTCTACAATGGGATTGAGATCAAAGTCTGGGCCATCGCCTGCTTTGCACCCCAAAAACAGTGTCGAGAAGAGGTGCTCAA GAACTTCACAGACCAGCTGCGGAAGATTTCCAAGGATGCAGGGATGCCCATCCAGGGCCAGCCTTGCTTCTGCAAATACGCACAGGGGGCAGACAGCGTGGAGCCCATGTTCCGGCATCTCAAGAACACCTACTCAGGGCTGCAGCTCATTATCGTCATCCTGCCAGGGAAGACGCCAGTGTATG CTGAAGTGAAACGTGTTGGAGATACACTTTTGGGAATGGCTACACAGTGTGTGCAAGTGAAGAATGTGGTCAAGACCTCGCCTCAGACTCTATCCAACCTCTGCCTGAAGATCAATGTCAAACTTGGTGGCATTAACAACATCCTAGTCCCACACCAGCG CTCTGCCGTCTTTCAACAGCCAGTGATATTCCTGGGAGCAGATGTTACACACCCCCCAGCAGGGGATGGGAAAAAACCTTCTATCACAGCA GTGGTAGGCAGTATGGATGCCCACCCCAGCCGTTACTGTGCTACTGTGCGGGTGCAGCGACCCCGGCAGGAGATCATTGAAGACTTATCCTACATGGTGCGTGAGCTGCTCATCCAGTTCTACAAGTCTACCCGCTTCAAGCCTACCCGCATCATCTTCTACCGAGATGGGGTTCCTGAAGGCCAGCTCCCCCAG ATCCTGCACTATGAGCTGCTGGCCATTCGTGATGCCTGCATCAAACTGGAAAAGGACTACCAGCCTGGGATCACTTACATTGTAGTGCAGAAACGCCATCATACCCGCCTTTTTTGTGCTGACAAGAATGAACGA ATTGGGAAGAGTGGTAACATCCCAGCTGGGACAACTGTGGACACCAACATCACCCACCCATTTGAGTTCGACTTCTATCTGTGCAGCCATGCAGGCATCCAG GGCACCAGCCGACCATCACATTACTATGTCCTTTGGGATGACAACCGTTTCACAGCGGATGAGCTCCAGATCTTGACGTACCAGCTGTGCCACACTTACGTACGATGCACACGCTCCGTCTCTATCCCAGCACCTGCCTACTATGCCCGCCTGGTGGCTTTCCGGGCACGATACCACCTAGTGGACAAGGAACATGACAG